One region of Emys orbicularis isolate rEmyOrb1 chromosome 4, rEmyOrb1.hap1, whole genome shotgun sequence genomic DNA includes:
- the EIF2B2 gene encoding translation initiation factor eIF2B subunit beta isoform X1, whose protein sequence is MPGAAEKESELSERIEAFVARLKRGGERLSSEEAARQTVGLLRKIIGHGRWGSAGELMALIRKEGKRMTAAQPSETTVGNMVRRVLKIIREEYGRLHGRSEESDQQESLHKLLTSGGLSEDFNTPYPPLRANVIEAISELLIELEGTTDNIAMQALEHIHSNEVIMTIGYSRTVEAFLKEAARKRKFHVIVAECAPFCQGHEMAVRLSKEEIETTVMSDAAIFAVMSRVNKVIIGTKTILANGALIAVSGTHTLALAAKHHSTPLIVCAPMFKLSPQFPNEEDSFYKFVSPQEVLPFTEGEILSKINVHCPVFDYVPPELITLFISNIGGNAPSYIYRLMSELYHPDDHEL, encoded by the exons ATGCCGGGCGCGGCCGAGAAGGAGTCGGAGCTGTCGGAGCGGATCGAAGCCTTCGTGGCGCGGCTGAAGCGGGGTGGGGAGCGGCTCAGCTCCGAGGAGGCGGCGCGGCAGACGGTGGGGCTGCTGCGGAAGATCATCGGCCATGGGCGCTGGGGCAGCGCGG GGGAACTGATGGCGCTGATTCGGAAGGAGGGCAAGAGGATGACTGCAGCCCAGCCATCTGAGACCACTGTGGGAAACATGGTGCGGCGAGTGCTGAAGATCATTCGTGAGGAGTATGGCAG GCTCCATGGGCGCAGTGAGGAGAGTGACCAGCAGGAGTCACTGCACaagcttctgacctctggagggctCAGTGAGGACTTCAACACGCCCTATCCCCCACTCAGGGCTAATGTGATTGAAGCTATTAGTGAGCTGCTGATAGAGCTGG AGGGCACCACTGATAACATTGCGATGCAGGCATTGGAGCACATCCATTCCAATGAGGTGATCATGACCATTGGCTACTCTCGCACCGTCGAGGCCTTCCTGAAGGAGGCAGCACGCAAGCGGAAATTCCATGTCATTGTAGCGGAGTGTGCGCCCTTCTGCCAG gGTCATGAAATGGCCGTCCGTCTTTCCAAAGAGGAGATTGAAACCACTGTCATGAGTGATGCAGCCATCTTTGCTGTCATGTCTCGAGTCAACAAG GTGATCATTGGTACAAAGACAATCTTGGCCAATGGTGCGTTGATCGCTGTAAGTGGGACTCATACCCTGGCACTGGCAGCTAAACACCACTCCACTCCCCTCATCGTCTGTGCACCCATGTTCAAGCTTTCACCGCAG TTCCCTAATGAAGAGGATTCATTCTACAAGTTTGTCTCTCCACAAGAAGTGCTGCCATTCACAGAAG GGGAGATCCTGTCAAAGATCAATGTTCACTGCCCAGTGTTTGACTATGTTCCCCCAGAGCTCATTACTCTCTTCATCTCCAACATTGGGGGTAATGCACCCTCCTACATCTATCGCCTCATGAGTGAGCTCTACCATCCTGATGACCATGAACTCTAA
- the EIF2B2 gene encoding translation initiation factor eIF2B subunit beta isoform X2: MALIRKEGKRMTAAQPSETTVGNMVRRVLKIIREEYGRLHGRSEESDQQESLHKLLTSGGLSEDFNTPYPPLRANVIEAISELLIELEGTTDNIAMQALEHIHSNEVIMTIGYSRTVEAFLKEAARKRKFHVIVAECAPFCQGHEMAVRLSKEEIETTVMSDAAIFAVMSRVNKVIIGTKTILANGALIAVSGTHTLALAAKHHSTPLIVCAPMFKLSPQFPNEEDSFYKFVSPQEVLPFTEGEILSKINVHCPVFDYVPPELITLFISNIGGNAPSYIYRLMSELYHPDDHEL; this comes from the exons ATGGCGCTGATTCGGAAGGAGGGCAAGAGGATGACTGCAGCCCAGCCATCTGAGACCACTGTGGGAAACATGGTGCGGCGAGTGCTGAAGATCATTCGTGAGGAGTATGGCAG GCTCCATGGGCGCAGTGAGGAGAGTGACCAGCAGGAGTCACTGCACaagcttctgacctctggagggctCAGTGAGGACTTCAACACGCCCTATCCCCCACTCAGGGCTAATGTGATTGAAGCTATTAGTGAGCTGCTGATAGAGCTGG AGGGCACCACTGATAACATTGCGATGCAGGCATTGGAGCACATCCATTCCAATGAGGTGATCATGACCATTGGCTACTCTCGCACCGTCGAGGCCTTCCTGAAGGAGGCAGCACGCAAGCGGAAATTCCATGTCATTGTAGCGGAGTGTGCGCCCTTCTGCCAG gGTCATGAAATGGCCGTCCGTCTTTCCAAAGAGGAGATTGAAACCACTGTCATGAGTGATGCAGCCATCTTTGCTGTCATGTCTCGAGTCAACAAG GTGATCATTGGTACAAAGACAATCTTGGCCAATGGTGCGTTGATCGCTGTAAGTGGGACTCATACCCTGGCACTGGCAGCTAAACACCACTCCACTCCCCTCATCGTCTGTGCACCCATGTTCAAGCTTTCACCGCAG TTCCCTAATGAAGAGGATTCATTCTACAAGTTTGTCTCTCCACAAGAAGTGCTGCCATTCACAGAAG GGGAGATCCTGTCAAAGATCAATGTTCACTGCCCAGTGTTTGACTATGTTCCCCCAGAGCTCATTACTCTCTTCATCTCCAACATTGGGGGTAATGCACCCTCCTACATCTATCGCCTCATGAGTGAGCTCTACCATCCTGATGACCATGAACTCTAA